The following are encoded together in the Salinibacterium sp. UTAS2018 genome:
- a CDS encoding M15 family metallopeptidase has product MSDSVPPITSAGSNRRLIIISAIGLVLIVIALIVSIVALEPTPEAAVTATPTVSSTPTPTPTPTPTPTPTPTFDKNQFSIDEASSLWVVANKLRPLNPDTYEPELVFVDVPYANEPYLRPEAAAAVVDMFAAYQNDTGLQMQSQSSYRSYWSQESVYAGWVAQYGQEGADLTSARPGHSEHQTGLSIDISALPAYCSLEQCFGDTPQGRWLDENGWKYGFTVRYPEGKTDITGYEYEPWHLRFVGKALAAELHSTGIQTLEEFFGLPAAPNYG; this is encoded by the coding sequence GTGTCTGATTCTGTGCCCCCCATCACCTCTGCCGGTTCCAACCGCCGCTTGATCATCATCTCGGCTATCGGGCTGGTATTGATTGTTATTGCGCTAATTGTGTCGATTGTGGCCCTCGAGCCCACGCCCGAAGCGGCCGTAACAGCCACCCCGACGGTGTCGTCCACGCCGACCCCGACTCCGACACCGACCCCCACGCCTACTCCGACACCGACCTTCGACAAGAATCAGTTCTCCATCGACGAGGCGAGCAGCCTCTGGGTCGTGGCGAACAAGCTGCGTCCGCTCAACCCCGACACCTACGAACCTGAGCTCGTCTTCGTCGATGTTCCCTACGCCAATGAGCCGTACTTACGACCGGAAGCCGCGGCTGCCGTCGTCGACATGTTCGCCGCCTACCAAAACGACACGGGACTGCAAATGCAATCGCAGAGCTCGTACCGAAGTTATTGGTCGCAAGAGAGCGTGTACGCCGGCTGGGTCGCGCAGTATGGCCAAGAGGGCGCGGACCTCACGAGCGCGCGCCCGGGGCACAGCGAGCACCAAACGGGGCTCTCCATTGACATCAGCGCGTTGCCCGCCTACTGCTCTCTCGAGCAGTGCTTCGGAGATACCCCGCAGGGTCGGTGGCTCGATGAGAACGGGTGGAAGTACGGCTTCACCGTTCGCTACCCCGAGGGTAAAACCGACATCACCGGTTACGAGTACGAACCGTGGCACTTGCGTTTCGTCGGTAAGGCGCTCGCCGCTGAACTGCACAGCACGGGCATCCAGACTCTCGAAGAGTTCTTCGGGCTGCCCGCCGCACCGAACTACGGCTAG
- the serS gene encoding serine--tRNA ligase: MIDPQILRENPDAVRQSQLARGASVQLVDDAIAADHNRRARIGEFEALRAEQNSFGKKVAQAPADEKKALVAQAQELSAQVKLAQQASTEAEVEFTRIVGSLGNIAVEGVPVGGEDDWELVREVGTPATFDFEPRDHADLGELLGAIDIPRGVKVAGSRFYFLKGVGARLELGLMNMALDRAIAGDFIPLITPTLVRPEMMAGTGFLGEHADEIYHLPADDLYLTGTSEVALAGYHSDEILDLSKGPLRYAGWSTCYRREAGSAGKDNRGILRVHQFNKLEMFSYVLPENAQAEHERLLSFQESMLQACELSYRVIDVAGGDLGSSAARKYDIEAWVPTQGTYRELTSTSNCTTYQARRLDIRYRTESGKTAPVATLNGTLATTRWLVAILETHQQPDGAVVVPEALRPYLGGLEILEPLA, encoded by the coding sequence GTGATTGACCCCCAAATTCTCCGAGAAAACCCCGACGCCGTGCGGCAATCGCAGCTCGCTCGCGGGGCGTCCGTTCAGCTCGTCGACGACGCTATCGCCGCCGACCACAACCGCCGTGCCCGCATCGGCGAGTTCGAGGCGTTACGTGCTGAGCAAAACAGCTTCGGCAAGAAGGTTGCTCAGGCTCCAGCAGATGAGAAGAAGGCCCTGGTGGCGCAAGCCCAAGAGCTGTCAGCTCAGGTCAAGCTGGCCCAGCAGGCGTCGACCGAGGCCGAAGTTGAATTCACTCGCATCGTCGGGTCGCTCGGCAACATCGCCGTCGAAGGCGTTCCCGTCGGTGGCGAGGATGACTGGGAACTCGTGCGCGAAGTGGGCACGCCCGCGACGTTCGACTTTGAGCCCCGTGACCATGCCGACCTCGGCGAGCTGCTCGGTGCTATCGACATCCCCCGCGGAGTGAAGGTTGCGGGCAGCCGCTTCTACTTCCTTAAGGGCGTCGGCGCGCGACTCGAACTGGGCCTCATGAACATGGCGCTCGATCGCGCTATCGCTGGCGACTTCATCCCGCTCATCACTCCCACCCTCGTGCGCCCCGAAATGATGGCCGGCACCGGGTTCTTGGGGGAGCACGCCGACGAGATTTATCATCTGCCTGCCGACGACCTGTACCTCACCGGTACCAGTGAAGTTGCGCTCGCCGGGTACCACTCCGATGAGATTCTTGATCTCTCGAAGGGCCCGCTACGGTACGCCGGTTGGTCGACCTGCTACCGCCGCGAAGCGGGTTCGGCTGGTAAAGACAACCGTGGCATTCTGCGCGTTCACCAGTTCAACAAGCTCGAGATGTTCAGTTACGTGCTGCCCGAGAATGCCCAGGCTGAGCACGAGCGCCTGCTGTCGTTCCAAGAGTCAATGCTGCAGGCGTGCGAGCTCAGCTACCGTGTGATCGATGTTGCCGGTGGCGACCTCGGTTCCAGCGCTGCCCGCAAGTACGACATCGAGGCGTGGGTTCCGACCCAGGGCACGTACCGCGAGCTCACGTCCACCTCGAACTGCACGACGTATCAGGCACGTCGACTCGACATCCGGTATCGCACCGAGTCGGGAAAGACAGCCCCTGTCGCCACCCTCAACGGAACCTTGGCTACCACGCGCTGGTTGGTTGCCATCCTCGAAACTCACCAACAGCCCGACGGGGCAGTCGTGGTGCCAGAAGCACTGCGGCCCTACCTCGGTGGGCTCGAAATTTTGGAGCCACTCGCGTGA
- a CDS encoding PucR family transcriptional regulator — protein MLPTLEWLLTKRTLRLSLVAASADLTDAVAVTAGTALADRMATPISWVHSSDLDDPTPFLSAGNVLLTDGAQFGFAAATETYDYNSYVRRLVDAGIVGLGFATHFLHQGMPPGLAVACARAGLPLIDVPDRVPFIAVIREVADQIAAERSRRMEWSIAAHKAISYAALKPTGLRSTLIELERQLSCWVGLFDATGHPVPVPGQQRSGDRFAEPVRDEVARALRKGSRSSTALTLDAGQVTIQTLGQSGALRGALALGRGVPLDRAENELVTSVIAMATLALEQNRALDATRGHLRSSLVELMLEGRVTAARSIATEVWGGLPTEPLSVFALARHTQSHFILDALDVWALDADGHGFFAVRGEVIVVLVDGASDSRTAISALHALEELVDDHHLVAGSAHAANYSELATAVGQASTALQARGKQPGLTAFAAIADSGMLGVLHAAGAERVAHRVLTPLTDLEPEHSAALVQTLRSWFAHDCSWGATAASLGVHRHTVRSRIDQAGSILNLNLESFEGRLELWAALRLSV, from the coding sequence ATGCTTCCAACGCTTGAGTGGCTCCTCACTAAACGCACCCTGCGGCTGAGTCTCGTTGCCGCCTCAGCGGATCTCACCGACGCGGTCGCGGTCACGGCGGGCACCGCTCTCGCTGACCGAATGGCAACCCCGATCTCGTGGGTTCACAGCTCAGATCTCGACGACCCGACTCCCTTCTTGAGCGCCGGCAATGTGCTCCTCACAGACGGCGCGCAGTTCGGATTTGCTGCCGCAACGGAGACCTACGACTACAACTCTTATGTGCGCCGCCTCGTCGACGCTGGCATCGTGGGCCTCGGCTTCGCCACGCACTTTCTTCATCAGGGCATGCCACCGGGGCTTGCCGTCGCATGTGCGCGGGCGGGGCTGCCGCTCATCGATGTGCCTGACAGGGTTCCCTTTATTGCCGTCATTCGTGAGGTGGCCGATCAGATTGCGGCCGAGCGCAGTCGTCGCATGGAATGGTCGATCGCCGCCCACAAAGCGATCTCCTATGCTGCGCTCAAGCCCACCGGATTACGGTCGACCCTGATCGAACTCGAGCGTCAGCTCTCCTGCTGGGTCGGTCTCTTTGACGCAACCGGGCATCCGGTGCCGGTGCCGGGGCAACAGCGCTCGGGTGACCGATTCGCCGAACCGGTGCGGGATGAAGTGGCGCGGGCGCTGCGCAAGGGCAGCCGGTCATCCACGGCTCTCACTCTCGATGCGGGCCAGGTCACGATTCAGACCCTCGGCCAGAGCGGTGCTCTGCGCGGCGCCCTTGCTCTGGGGCGCGGTGTGCCTCTCGATCGCGCCGAGAATGAGTTGGTCACGAGCGTCATCGCTATGGCAACGCTCGCCCTCGAACAGAACCGCGCTCTCGACGCGACACGGGGGCACTTGAGGTCGTCGCTCGTGGAGCTGATGCTTGAGGGCAGGGTAACTGCCGCCCGCTCGATCGCTACCGAGGTGTGGGGTGGTTTGCCCACCGAGCCGCTAAGCGTCTTCGCGCTCGCTCGCCACACCCAGAGTCACTTCATTCTCGATGCTCTCGACGTGTGGGCCCTCGATGCTGACGGCCACGGATTCTTCGCTGTGCGCGGCGAGGTAATCGTCGTGCTGGTCGACGGTGCCAGCGACTCACGTACGGCGATCTCGGCTCTCCACGCGCTCGAAGAGCTCGTCGACGACCACCACCTCGTGGCGGGTAGTGCGCACGCCGCCAATTACTCCGAACTTGCTACGGCTGTCGGGCAAGCATCTACCGCGTTACAGGCCCGCGGCAAGCAACCTGGCCTTACCGCGTTCGCTGCGATCGCCGATTCCGGGATGCTCGGGGTGCTGCATGCAGCGGGTGCTGAGCGAGTGGCGCATCGAGTGCTCACGCCACTCACCGATCTCGAGCCCGAGCACTCGGCAGCCCTCGTTCAGACGCTGCGCTCCTGGTTCGCGCACGATTGCTCGTGGGGCGCGACCGCCGCAAGTCTGGGCGTGCACCGGCACACCGTGCGGTCGCGCATCGACCAGGCGGGCAGCATCCTGAATCTCAATCTCGAGTCTTTCGAAGGGCGACTCGAGCTCTGGGCGGCACTGAGGTTGAGCGTCTAG
- a CDS encoding aspartate aminotransferase family protein, producing MNSAPASPLPSNADTVALDRAHVFHSWSAQGALKPLVLEGGLGSTVWDNEGNEYLDFSSQLVNINIGHQHPAVIAGIKAQADIMATVAPAHAINIRGEAARKITDHAPEGMNKVFFTNGGADANENAMRMARLHTGRDKIISRYRSYHGNTGSAVVATGDWRRIPNEYARAHVHVFGPYEYRSEFWSDSPEQESERALHHLERTIQAEGAESIAAILLESIPGTAGVLTPPPGYMAGVRAIADKYGILLILDEVMVGFGRTGHWFAFEAFDVKPDLITFAKGVNSGYIPVGGVVISDEIAATFDERVFPGGLTYSGHPIAAASIVASITAMEEEGIVENAAMIGRDHIAPGLAALAEKHDCIGDVRGSGVFWALELVANRETREPLSAADMGKVKGALIARGLLPFIADNRIHVVPPAVVTPEEVARAMAIYDEALSEL from the coding sequence ATGAACTCTGCGCCCGCATCGCCCCTGCCCAGCAACGCCGACACCGTCGCGCTCGACCGTGCCCACGTGTTCCATTCCTGGTCTGCGCAGGGCGCGCTGAAGCCCCTCGTGCTTGAAGGCGGCCTCGGCAGCACCGTGTGGGACAACGAAGGCAACGAGTACCTCGACTTCTCGAGCCAGCTCGTGAACATCAATATTGGGCACCAGCACCCCGCCGTGATTGCGGGCATCAAGGCACAGGCCGACATCATGGCCACCGTTGCTCCCGCGCACGCCATCAACATCCGCGGTGAAGCAGCCCGCAAAATTACCGACCACGCGCCCGAGGGCATGAACAAGGTCTTCTTCACCAACGGTGGAGCGGATGCCAACGAAAACGCCATGCGGATGGCTCGCCTGCACACCGGCCGCGACAAGATCATCTCGCGCTACCGCTCGTACCACGGCAACACCGGATCGGCCGTCGTCGCTACCGGCGACTGGCGCCGCATCCCCAACGAGTACGCTCGTGCCCACGTGCACGTGTTCGGCCCCTACGAGTACCGCTCCGAATTCTGGTCGGACTCCCCCGAACAAGAATCAGAGCGCGCCCTGCACCACCTCGAGCGCACTATCCAGGCAGAGGGCGCTGAGTCGATCGCCGCCATTCTGCTTGAGAGCATCCCCGGCACCGCCGGCGTGCTGACCCCGCCGCCCGGCTACATGGCTGGTGTTCGCGCGATCGCCGACAAGTACGGCATCCTGCTCATCCTGGATGAGGTCATGGTCGGCTTCGGCCGCACCGGGCACTGGTTCGCGTTCGAAGCCTTCGACGTGAAGCCCGACCTCATTACCTTCGCCAAGGGCGTCAACTCGGGCTACATCCCCGTGGGCGGTGTCGTCATCTCTGACGAGATTGCGGCCACCTTCGACGAGCGCGTCTTCCCCGGCGGCCTCACGTACTCGGGCCACCCCATCGCTGCCGCCTCCATCGTCGCTTCCATCACCGCGATGGAAGAGGAAGGCATCGTGGAGAACGCCGCCATGATCGGTCGCGACCACATCGCACCCGGCCTCGCCGCGCTCGCCGAGAAGCACGACTGCATCGGCGACGTCCGCGGAAGCGGCGTCTTCTGGGCGCTCGAGCTCGTCGCCAACCGCGAGACCCGCGAACCACTCAGCGCTGCCGACATGGGCAAGGTCAAGGGTGCGCTCATCGCGCGCGGACTGCTGCCCTTCATCGCCGACAACCGCATCCACGTCGTGCCACCGGCCGTTGTGACGCCAGAAGAAGTTGCCCGCGCCATGGCCATCTACGACGAAGCGCTCAGCGAGCTCTAG
- a CDS encoding HAD family hydrolase, with product MTIAAQDDRWMIALDIDGTLLLESGEMNAAVIEAVAAVRDAGHEIMLATGRSVAMTLPILRKLGLTPQYVVCSNGAITLKRDPLAEGGYAREFVEMFNPKDVLTSIKQHLASANYAVEDSTGKFFVDGKFPDGALGAVIEDVSFDELTKVQATRVVVISPQHQVDDFLAVVEKMGLHKVSYNVGWTAWLDIAPDGVNKSTALENVRSRLGIPRSRVFAMGDGRNDIDMLEWAASRGRGVAMGQAPDDVLTVANQVTESDVNDGAALALTALLKSLPAS from the coding sequence GTGACAATCGCCGCACAGGATGACCGCTGGATGATCGCACTCGACATCGACGGCACTCTGCTGCTCGAGTCGGGGGAGATGAACGCCGCCGTAATCGAGGCTGTTGCCGCAGTGCGGGATGCCGGTCACGAGATCATGCTGGCCACCGGTCGCTCGGTTGCGATGACCTTGCCGATCTTGCGCAAGCTAGGGCTCACCCCTCAGTACGTGGTCTGCTCGAACGGCGCGATTACGCTCAAGCGTGATCCGCTGGCTGAGGGCGGATACGCCCGCGAGTTCGTCGAGATGTTCAATCCCAAAGACGTTCTTACGAGCATCAAGCAGCATTTGGCGTCGGCCAACTATGCGGTCGAAGATTCCACGGGCAAGTTCTTTGTCGACGGCAAATTTCCGGATGGCGCGCTCGGCGCAGTCATCGAAGATGTGTCGTTCGATGAACTCACCAAGGTGCAGGCCACCCGTGTTGTCGTCATCTCTCCCCAGCATCAGGTTGACGACTTTCTGGCCGTCGTCGAGAAGATGGGGCTCCACAAGGTCAGCTACAACGTCGGGTGGACAGCCTGGCTCGACATCGCGCCCGATGGCGTCAACAAGTCAACGGCGCTCGAAAATGTGCGCTCGCGCCTCGGCATCCCGCGCTCGCGCGTGTTCGCCATGGGTGATGGCCGCAACGACATCGACATGCTCGAGTGGGCAGCCTCGCGCGGTCGCGGCGTAGCCATGGGGCAGGCTCCGGATGACGTGCTCACGGTCGCCAATCAGGTCACCGAAAGCGACGTCAACGACGGCGCCGCGCTCGCCCTCACCGCTCTTCTGAAATCACTTCCCGCTTCGTAG
- the pheA gene encoding prephenate dehydratase: MTSTPRPDSVSYSYLGPAGTFTEAALKQVPEAVGAHWKSVNNVGEALDDVTSGRSIAAMIAIENSIDGGVSATQDALTTTPDIRILGEYLVPVNFVLVARPGTTLADVTTVNAHPVAYGQTRRWLDAQLPQHGYIPASSNVSAAASLLENSVADAAVAPPGITEHYPLEVLAENIANNTTSVTRFVLVSSSTELPAPTGADKTSVIVELPDNAPGRLLEMLEQFATRGVNMSLIESRPIGDELGRYRFVIDLEGHILDERVADALLGLKRFSPKVIFLGSYPRADKLATMVTPRYGNDVFVEARDWLRGIVTNEPSAS, translated from the coding sequence ATGACTTCGACGCCGCGCCCTGACTCCGTGAGCTACAGCTACCTCGGGCCGGCCGGAACGTTTACGGAGGCCGCACTCAAGCAAGTGCCCGAAGCGGTCGGCGCGCACTGGAAGAGTGTCAACAATGTCGGAGAGGCGCTCGACGATGTGACGAGCGGCCGCAGCATCGCGGCAATGATCGCCATCGAGAACTCGATCGATGGCGGAGTCAGTGCTACTCAAGATGCGCTCACCACGACCCCTGATATCCGCATCCTTGGCGAGTATTTGGTGCCCGTGAATTTCGTTCTCGTGGCCAGGCCAGGCACCACGCTCGCCGACGTGACAACCGTCAACGCGCATCCGGTGGCCTATGGGCAGACGCGACGCTGGCTCGACGCCCAGTTGCCTCAGCACGGCTACATCCCCGCCAGTTCTAATGTCTCGGCCGCGGCCTCGCTGCTAGAGAACTCTGTTGCGGATGCCGCCGTTGCCCCGCCCGGGATCACCGAGCACTATCCGCTCGAAGTGCTCGCGGAAAACATCGCGAACAACACAACTTCGGTGACGCGTTTTGTTCTGGTCTCCTCGAGTACCGAACTCCCCGCCCCCACCGGCGCAGACAAGACGAGCGTGATCGTCGAACTTCCCGACAATGCCCCCGGCCGATTGCTGGAGATGCTGGAGCAGTTCGCCACCCGCGGTGTGAACATGAGCCTGATCGAATCCCGCCCCATCGGCGACGAGCTCGGTCGCTACCGTTTCGTCATCGACCTTGAGGGTCACATTCTCGATGAGCGCGTTGCAGACGCTCTCTTGGGTCTCAAGCGTTTCAGCCCCAAGGTCATCTTCTTGGGAAGCTACCCGCGTGCTGACAAGCTCGCGACGATGGTCACCCCGCGGTATGGAAATGACGTGTTCGTTGAGGCGCGAGACTGGCTGCGCGGGATTGTCACGAATGAGCCGAGCGCGAGCTAA
- a CDS encoding diacylglycerol kinase family protein: MPSPRNSKPKVAVVYNPIKVDLAKLTKLVNAAAKAADWATPLWFSTTEVDAGQGVTGSAIRRGASMVIAAGGDGTVRAVAEALRGSGVSMGLIPAGTGNLLARNLDLPAGNMHDSVDIAFNGYDRAIDLGIVNIVRDNGNHEEHAFLVMAGLGLDAKMIKNTSTKLKKAVGWLAYVDGIARSIPELHPVKLRYSVDGAPNRSLSAHTVIIGNCGSLPGGLLLMPDAQPDDGILDMAALVPRGRFGWLNIWNKIAWENGVLRKSVMGRRIIDLSKDVRDVRYAKGSDLNMIVDNPEEFQLDGDEFGLAKSVHTWVDPLALIVRVSKSRTK; the protein is encoded by the coding sequence GTGCCCTCGCCTCGAAACTCCAAGCCCAAAGTGGCGGTGGTTTATAACCCCATCAAGGTCGATCTTGCCAAGCTCACCAAATTGGTAAACGCAGCAGCGAAAGCCGCTGACTGGGCTACCCCGCTGTGGTTCTCTACGACCGAGGTGGATGCGGGTCAAGGTGTCACGGGTAGCGCCATCCGTCGCGGCGCTTCCATGGTGATTGCAGCTGGCGGCGATGGAACTGTTCGTGCGGTTGCCGAGGCCTTGCGCGGCAGCGGTGTTTCCATGGGACTCATCCCGGCAGGCACGGGCAACCTGCTCGCCCGCAACCTCGATCTCCCTGCCGGCAACATGCACGACAGCGTGGACATCGCCTTCAACGGCTACGACCGCGCGATCGACCTCGGCATCGTCAACATCGTTCGCGACAACGGAAACCACGAAGAGCATGCCTTTCTCGTGATGGCCGGCCTTGGTCTTGATGCGAAGATGATCAAGAACACGAGCACCAAGCTCAAGAAAGCTGTGGGCTGGCTCGCCTACGTCGACGGCATTGCCCGCTCGATCCCTGAGCTGCACCCCGTGAAACTGCGCTACAGCGTGGATGGCGCGCCGAACCGTTCCCTCAGCGCGCATACCGTGATCATCGGCAACTGCGGCTCGCTGCCGGGTGGTCTGCTACTGATGCCCGATGCCCAACCGGATGACGGCATCCTCGACATGGCGGCGTTGGTGCCCCGCGGCCGCTTCGGCTGGCTCAATATCTGGAACAAGATCGCGTGGGAAAACGGCGTGCTGCGCAAGAGCGTCATGGGTCGCCGCATCATCGACCTCTCGAAAGACGTGCGCGACGTGCGCTATGCCAAGGGCAGCGACCTCAACATGATCGTCGACAACCCCGAGGAGTTTCAGCTCGACGGCGACGAGTTCGGTCTCGCCAAGTCAGTGCACACCTGGGTCGACCCGCTCGCGCTCATCGTGCGCGTATCCAAGTCGCGCACGAAATAG